A region of the Polaribacter sp. L3A8 genome:
TAATTAAAAGTACGTTTCGTTCTGCTAAGAAATTTAACGATTATAAAACTCTAATTAAGCTACGTACTAAAATTTTAGAAGTCACCGAAATTAAATCGGTTCATCAAAACGATAAAGAATTTATAGATGTGGTTTTAAAAGATTACAATTTTTATACACAAAACATGTAATTAGCATTTTAAATTTCATAAAATTGAGTATATCTCATTTTAAAGCCCTAAAAATAGTGTTATAATAAATATTAGCCGATTATCTCTTTTTTATTATTTTATTAAAAGGGACATTCTCTAACATCCATAGTATATTTAAAAACTTTAACAATTAAATATATTTATGTATTCAACTATTACCCCAGTAGTAACAGAACAACCAGAATTAATTAACGCAATAGACACTATTTGGGTGGCTATTTGTGCAGCCATTATCTTCTTTATGGAAGGTGGTTTTGCCTTATTAGAAGCCGGGTTTGTACGATCTAAAAATGCCATGAGCATTATTGCAAAGGTTATTATTGATATCACTTTTGGAGGTATTGCCTTTTATATATTAGGTTTCGGAATTGCTTACGGAAACTCTAACGGTTGGTTTGCTTTTGATGTTGGAATTACAACAGAAGATTTAGGCTTAGGTTTAACCGTTTCTAACAAGCTTTTTTGGTTTATTCAACTAGGGTTTGCAATCGCTTCGATCTCTATAGTATCGGGCGCTGTAGCAGAGCGTATGAAAATTTGGAGCTACGCAATTTATGTGTTTATATTCTGTTCGGTAATGTATCCGTTAGTTGCCAATTGGGTATGGAATCCTAATGGTTGGTTGGCTTTAAAAGGTTTTAATGACTTTGCAGGTTCTGCAGCTGTGCATGCCATGGGTGGTTTTTCTGCTTTAGCAGCAGCCATTGTTTTAGGCCCAAGAATAGGGAAGTACCAAAAAAATGGAGAAGCAAATGCTATTCCTGGTCATAATTTACCATTGGCAGCAGTGGGTGCTTTTATCTTGTGGTTTGGTTGGTTTGCCTTTAATCCGGGTTCTACTTTAGGTGCCGTTGGTAATTGGGAATTAATTGGAACTGTTGCAGCAAATACTTTTTTAGCTTCTGCAGCCGGTGGAATTTCTACCATGTTTTATACCTATTTTAAATACGGACAAATAGATATTACCATGACTATGAATGGTGTGCTAGCTGGTTTAGTGGCTATTACAGCAGGTTGTAACGTTGTAGACACCAATGCTGCCATTATTATTGGTTTAATTGCGGGTGTTTTAGTAGATGTTGCTGTATTATTTATTGATAAATTAAAAATTGATGATCCTGTTGGAGCCATTGCTGTGCATGGTGTTAATGGTTTATTTGGTGCGTTAGCAGTGGGTTTATTTGCAACTGATGGTGGTTTGTTTTTTGGAGGTGGAGCTGCCATGTTAGGAGTACAGGCATTGGGTATTTTAGTAATTGGTGCTTTTTCTTTTACTTTAACATACATTATTATGATCATTATGAAAAAGACTATTGGTATTAGAATTTCTAAACAAGAAGAATCTGCAGGAATTGATGCAGTTTCATTTGGTGTAGAAGCATATTCTACTTTTGAGTAATTATAAATCAACTAAAAACGAAAGACATGAAAAAAATTGAAGCAGTTATAAGACCCTCAAAATTAAAAGATGTTCAGCTTGGTTTAAAAGCAGCAGGAATTCCTTGTAATACGGTAATTCCTGTAAAAGGAAGCGGAATGCAAAAAACATATAAAGAACGATATCGTGGTACTGAATTATCTATGATTCTACAAACTAGAATTATGATTATCTGTATTGTTAGTGATGCTAATTTAGAAATAGCCATTAATGTAATTCTAGACAATGCATCTGAAGGTTTGGTGGGCGATGGAAAAATATTTGTATATCCTGTAGAAGACGCAATAAGAATTAGAACAAGAACCAGAGGAATAGAGGCTATTAAATAAACGTCATAATTATAAAAGAGTGTATTCATTTACTTTCTTTTATAAAGTCTATTTAACATAATATAAATTATAGTACATATTTGTATAATGCAATTTTGCGATAATATTTAAAGTTAATTGTGTTCTATGATTGTAGAATAAATGTTATAGATTCTATCCAACAATAAATAATATAAGAAATAACACCAAATCCGTTTTTCTAGTTGGCACTAGAATTGAATATTCGGTACAATGGTCAAATAAATTTCAAATACGCGATTCTACAGATAGTAATATTCTAAATTAATTTGAATAAAAACGAGGTCAATATTGAAGGTTATAAATTATGCAGTCATTCCTGTAACAAATACATCAATAAATTTTTTCATTTTAGAGATAATTCTTTCACCAATTTCACGAGCCTTTAAAATACTTGGTCTATTTTCTAAACATTTAAAAACGTCTTGTCTAATGGGTTCTTGTCCGTTATACACATAGCTATCAATTAAAGAATTGAATTGTTGTTGATCTAAGTTTTCTTCATCACAAATTTTTGATAATGCTAAAACTCGTTCTTGTTGCCAAAATTTTTCAAATTCATCAGTAATAGCATCTACATCATTAATATGCGGTAAATTTTCTTCTATGAATTTTTCTATGAGTTCTTTTTTACTTCTTAATTTTACATCACCACCTAATAAATCTATAATTGCTTTTTTCTGTTTTTGAGCTTCTGTTTTATCTTTTACTTTTATTTTAGATAATAACTGTAAAATATAAACGATATTTATTTCATCCCTATGAATTAATTCTAACTCAAAATCTACATCGTTTAAAATTGATGTTTTATGAGTTCTTCTTTGTTCGTCTACAAAATCTTTAATATCTAAATATTCGCTTTTATAGTTTTCAAATGTTTGCTCATCAATATCTAAAGTTTTCCAGTCGAAATCTACATAAGATTCTAGAACGTTTTTTGCTCTTAAAAGCCTTCTAAACGCTTGTACAAATTGAAATTTCTGCTCCTCTCCTACTAAATTATCTACACTTTGGTGAGTTGGTGCAATTGTTAATAATGCTTTTAAGGTTTCATCAAATTTTGTAGCAATATCTTCATAAGGTGGCACAATTATAGTTTCATTGGCTTCTTTATTAGAAAACAATGTAATGGCTTCATCTGTAGCCTTTTTTAAGTTTCTAAAACATACAATATTACCTTGAGATTTCTTTTCTCCTAATATTCTATTGGTTCTAGAAAAAGCCTGAATTAAACCATGTTGTTTTAAATTTTTGTCTACATACAAGGTATTTACTTTTTTAGCATCAAAGCCAGTAAGCATCATATTTACAACAATAACAATGTCTAAACGGTCTTTAGCATCATTAAAATTCTTCTTTTCTCGTTCTTTTAAACGTTTGCTAATGTCTTTAAAATACTCTTCAAATAATTTACTGTCTTTTGTAGAAAAACTAGTGTTGTACATCTGGTTATAATCTACAATGTATTCATCTAATTTTTCTCTAGAATGGCTAGATTTATAGCTTAATTCACTTTCTGCAGCAACATCAAATTCATCGTCTGGTAAATTATCTTGCGCATCTTCATTTGCTTCATTTGCTCCATAAGAAAAAATAGTTGCAATTCTTAAATTGTGCTCTCCAGCTAATTTTTTAGCTTTAAAAATATCGTAATATTTAATTAAACTTTTAATATTACTTACAGCAAACAAGGCAGAAAAATGTTTATTATCTGTTTTTGTACTGTGGTATTTTATAATATAATCTGCAATTTTTTCTAAACGTTTTTCGTCTTTAAAAACTTCTGTTTTGTCTATATCTTCTACATCAATATCTAGTAATGTGTTGCTTTTCTTTTTGTAACGTCCTATATATTCTATTCCAAATTTTAATACATTATCATCTCCTATTGCATCTGTAATTACATATTTGTGCAAACAGTTGCCAAATAAGTCTTTGGTGGTTCTTTTTCCTAAATCGTTTTTAGATGCATTGTCTGCAAAAATGGGTGTTCCTGTAAAACCAAATAATTGCGAATTTGTAAAGTAGTCGGTAATTAGTTTGTGCGTTTCTCCAAATTGACTTCTATGGCATTCATCAAAAATAAGTATTACGCGCTTATTCTTTAACGTTGTTAATTTCTTCTTATACTGTTCTTTAGAAATAGCATTGTTTAATTTCTGAATGGTTGTTAACACTAATTTAGAATCGCTTGCGAGTTGTTTTACTAGGTTATTGGTGTTTTTGGTAACATCTACACTATCTTTTTTAAAAGAATTAAATTCTTTCATGGTTTGATAGTCTAAATCTTTTCTATCTACCACAAACAACACTTTATCTACAGATGGCAAATCCATAATAATCTGACTCGCTTTAAATGATGTTAAGGTTTTACCAGAACCCGTTGTGTGCCATATATATGCGTTGTCTGTATTGTTTTCTACTTGCGCTACTAGTTTTTCTACTGCATAAAATTGGTATGGTCTTAACACCATTAAAATTTTATGTGTTTGGTTTCTTACAATATACTTGGCAATCATTTTGCCTAAATGATTTGTATTTAAAAAAGCAGCAGTAAAATGGGTTAATTCTCTAATGTTTTTATTCTGTACATCCGACCAGAAAAAGGTTTGTTTTACAGACTGTAACTCATTATTAGCAAGGTATTTTGTGTTTACTCCGTTGCTAATTATAAATAGTTGTACGTATTGAAATAACCCATGATTAGACCAAAAAGAATGTTTTTGATAACGATTAATCTGATTAAATGCTTCTTTTATTTCTAAACCACGTCTTTTTAATTCTATTTGTACCAATGGCAAACCATTGACTAATAAAGTAACATCGTATCTATTTTTATAAGTACCTTCTTGGGTGATTTGGTTGGTAACTTGAAACAAATTCGCATTCCAATTTTCACTATCAAAAAAACGAATATAAGTAGCTTCTCCGTTATCATTTACAAACTGAAAACGACCTCTTAACGTTTTGGCTTTATCAAAAACATTACCTTTTTCTAAATGATTTAAAATGGCAGAAAATTCTTTATCTGAAAATGTAAGTTGATTAAACGCTTCTAACTGCCTTTTTAAATTAGAAACCAATGAAACAACATCTGTTACAGTTACTTTATGATAGCCTAAACCAACTAATTGTTTAATTAGATTGTTTTCTAGTTGAAGTTCTGATTGTTTGCTCATAAACTGATTTAAAAAATTTGCTTATAATTTAATTCTATAGCTTTAATTTCAGTAGCTTTTAATGCTGAAAACTCCTTTTGTAAAGCTCTTTTTGATAATATACCTTCGTTTTGTTCTAGAAAACGAACCAATAATGCAACCATTTTATCAGGCATTTCAAAATGATTATCTATATACTTTTTAAATACATCATATTTTTGTAAATAGTTTACTTCTTCCGGAATTACTCTTTCTAAAGTATCTTCTACACAGTCATATAAAAATTCTGCTTGTTTTGTTGCATTAAAATAACGGTAAAAATCAATGGTTTTATTTGCAACTTCTACACTATGGTCTTTCGTTTCTTTCCAAGAAATATAATCTAACAAAGGATGTGAATATTCTTCTAAAACATTTTTATAATCGTTTATATGATCTAATATTGATGATGATACGGGAAAAATTACGCCTTGTTGTGTAAACGCCTTTTTTGCTAAAACATGATGAATTATATACCGATGTAAACGACCATTACCATCTACAAAAGGATGCATAAAAACAAAACCAAATGCTATAGTAGTAGCTGCTAAAACTGCGTCATAAGTTTCATCTTGTAAAATCTCATTTGTTGCCGTTAACCCATTTAATAATGGTGTTAAATCTTCATATTTTGCAGAAATATGATCTGGAATTGGTTCTCCTGTACTTCTATCATGTTCACCTATAAAACCACCTTCTGTGCGCAAACCCATTTTTGTAAAGCGGCTATTTTCTATGACTATTTGTTGTAAACGTTCTAATTCTGAAATACTTAATTTTTTAGAACCTGCTTGTCCAATTGCTTTTCCCCAACGAATTGCTCTATTGTTTGTGGGTTTTTCTCCCTCTATGGTAAAAGATGCTTTAGAGTCTTTTAGTAACAAAAATGAAGATGCTCGTTGTAATACGTCTTTATGAATACTATTTAGAAAAACATTTTTTTTACTAGCAACATTGGCGCTAATATGATTTTCTAGTTTTTCGGTTTTAAAAATTAACGGACAAAAATCTACTGTTCCTGGAAGATTATTTACAATACGATGTCTAGAAGATCTTATTCCTTTTACACCATATTGTAATTTTTTATCTAATAAAGAAACAAAGTTCCCACTAGTTAAATCTTTTATATTTAATTTAATTCCAAAAAACCATTCGTACAAAAACCAAATTCTACGACTATATTGTCCTAATAATTCTAAAGTAATAATGTTTTCTATTTCTTGTTGTGGTATTTTTTCGAATAGTTTTTTTAAGACTAATAAGTTAACTCCTTCATATTTTAAGGCAAATATAAGTTGCTTGTAAAGTGTTTCTTCTGGTTGATGTCTAGATGTAAATACTTTAAAATTTTCTGTAGTGTACTTTCTCTTTTTAAAACTAATTAATGCCAATTGATTTGGTATTGGCACTTCTAAATTATAGGCTTCAATAATAGCTCCATAACCTACTAAATAGGCTTCTTCTGGTGCTGTTTTACCGCGAAAAACAGTTATTTTAAGTGAAAAAGGCTTATTATTCATTGATTTTGGTGAAAAATAGTTTTTTAAATTTTGGTGAAAAACACTTACAATTAGTGAAAAACACTTATAATTTACAGTAATTGGTGAAAAATACTTATTCAAATATAACTAAAAAACGTGCGAAACTCTTAAAAAAGATGCGTAAAACATTGTTTTTCTTTCCTTCTGTCATTGCGAGGCTTTTTTGCCGAAGCAATCTGTTTGAGTCCTCTGTTATTGCGAGTTAGTTATTGCGAGGTACGAAGCAAAGCAATCTGTTTGTTGGGTTTCCTACTCTTGTTTTAACCCGTATGCATTTTCTGTATGTTTTTACTCTTGCGTTCTCACTCTTGCGTGGGATTGCTTTGTCGTGCCTCCTCGCAATGACGAGTACGTTAACACTCATAAAACAATTCCTCCCATTCCGGATTCATACTTTCTATTAATGCAATTTTTTGCGCTCTATTTCCTCCTTTTAACTGCTTTTCTCTTGCAATTGCATCACCAATCATTTGAAAAGATTCATAATAAACTAATTTACTTAAATTATATCTGGCTGTAAAAGATTTTTTATCAATTTTAGATTGATGTTGTTTTATTCGCTGCTCTAAATCGGCTGTAACACCAATGTATAAAGTGGTGTTGTTTTTGTTGGTTAGTATGTAAATGAATCCTGGTTTCATAATCTAATACGTCATTGCAAATAAACTTAATTAACACTCGTCATTGCGAAGAATGAAGCAATCTGCTCGTTGGGTTTCCTGCATTTTATTAAACAAACATCTGTTGCAACAACCTTTTTTTAAACGCTTGTGTTCTCACTCTTGTGTGGGATTGCTTCATTCTTCGCAATGACACTCATGCGCTCGTCATTGCTTTAAAACTCGTCATTGCGAGGCACGAAGCAATCTGTTCGTTGGGTTTCCTGCATTTTATTTAACAAACATCTGTTGCAACAACCTTTTTTTAAACGCTTGTGTTCTCACTCTTGTGTGGGATTGCTTCATTCTTCGCAATGACACTCATGCGCTCGTCATTGCTTTAAAACTCGTCATTGCGAAGAATGAAGCAATCTGTTCGTTGGGTTTCCTGCGTTTTATTAAACAAACATTTGCTGCAACAACCTTTTTTTAAACGCTTGTGTTCTCATTCTTGTTTGGGATTGCTTCATTCTTCGCAATGACACTCATGCGCTCGTCATTGCTTTAAAACTCGTCATTGCGAGGCACGAAGCAATCTGTTCGTTGGGTTTCCTGCATTTTATTTAACAAACATCTGTTGCAACAACCTTTTTTTAAACGCTTGTGTTCTCACTCTTGTGTGGGATTGCTTCATTCTTCGCAATGACACTCATGCGCTCGTCATTGCTTTAAAACTCGTCATTGCGAAGAATGAAGCAATCTGCTCGTTGGGTTTCCTGCTCTTTCTTAAACAAACATTTGCTGCAACAACCCTTTTTTAAACGCTTGTGTTTTTTCTATTTGTGTTTGTACATTTTCTATTTTTGTATCGATAGCACTTAAATAAGTAGCTATTTTTTGTTGTTCTTTTAGGGATGGAACAGATATTTTTAATAATTTTATATCTTTTCCACTAACGGCTGTAAACGTACTTCCTTGTTCTAAACTAATCCATTTTAATTCATAGCTTAATAAAAATTGATATAAAAACTCAATATTAGAATTTTTATTATTTTTAATAGAACAAACTCCTCTACCAATACAAGCATTATGTAAAGATTTAGCTATTGAACCAACAGGTGCTCTAACAGTTAAAATTAAATCACCTATTTCACAAGTTTTTGTAGGTTCATTTGTCCATTGTCTTGGGCTTGTAATTCTTCCTTTAATATCTGCGTTTCCTTGGATTAGAAAAGAACCTTTACCTTTTTCATTATATGATTTTGAGTCTGGTGATTGCCCCATAGTTATTATAGAAACCTCCCCCAACTTCTTCTCTTCCCAATCAGGGAAAGAGGTTTGTGCATTTTTCGAATTAGAGATTGCTTCGTCCTTTGTCCTCGCAATGACGTTTGTATTGGTATCCTCTGGTTTAAAACGCAATTGCTGACTAAACAATTGTTGCATTGCACCTTTTTTATAGTTTTCTAATAACTGCTTTTTAGTGGTGAGTTGTTGTATTTTGGTATCTACGGATGTTAAAAATGATGCTATTTTATGTTGTTCTGGAATACTCGTTAATTTAACAAAGACTTTACTCAAACTATCTTGACCAACATTATATCTTGTACTGCCTCCACTTTTTGTAGTTACTTCCTTTCTTGCTGATGAAGTTTTTAGTAAATAATTCATAAAATATGGATTATAATCTACTTTTTTTCTTCCTCTAATCACAAATCCACCAAATACAGCTCTTTTATTTTCATCAACATAAACATTGGCTTGTCCTACTTCTTCCCTTGTTTCTGAGCTTCTTTGAAAAAGTACATCACCATAAACTACTTCATTTTTTTCCAGTTCTTTTTCTGTAACTTCTACTTTTCCTATAATTGAATTATAAGTAATTACAGATTCACCAATAATATCAAGGACATTAATAAATTTTATACCAGAACCATATTTTTCTTTATCAGAATTTAAACCATTTTTAAAAGTGAATAAATTTCCTAAAGTGGTTTCTTCCCAATCACCATCAAATTCCTTAAAGCGAAGTTTAGGAATTAAAGAAACAGATTGCTTTGTCGTTCCTCCTCGCAATGACAAAACCTCTTGCAATTCGTCATTGCGAGGCACGAAGCAATCTGTTTGTTGATTACTTGTATTCTTTATTGTTATTTTGTTTTCGTCTTTCATCATAAACAGATTGCTTCACTTTCACTGCGTTTCGTTCGCAATGACGCGTATAAAATTAAAAAGGAGTTTCAATATTTAATTCTTTACAAAAATCTGATATCGTTGCATCAGTTACTGCAATATCTTTTTCTAATGCTTTTAAATCCGCAGAAATACTTAAAAGGTCAATTGCTTCTTCCTCTTCAAACGTATCTACATAACGTGGTATGTTTAAATTGTAATCGTTTTCTTGTACTTCTTCTAAACTGGCAACATAACTATATTTGTCTTTGGTTTGTCTTGTTCTGTAGGTATCTATAATTTCTTGTAAATGCGCATCTGTTAATACATTTTGCGTTTTTACTTTATCAAAATGATTGCTTGCATCAATAAATAAAATATTTCGACTGCGCTCAATATGACTGCTTCTGTCTTTTTTTAATACCAATATACATGTGGGAATACTTGTACCAAAAAAGATGTTAGACGGCAAACCAATAACGGCATCTAATTGGTTTTTATCTTCAATTAAATACTTTCTAATATGTCCTTCTGCTGCACCTCTAAACAAAACACCATGCGGTAAAACGCACGCCATGGTTCCGTTTTCATCTAACTGATGAAT
Encoded here:
- a CDS encoding Fic family protein, translated to MNNKPFSLKITVFRGKTAPEEAYLVGYGAIIEAYNLEVPIPNQLALISFKKRKYTTENFKVFTSRHQPEETLYKQLIFALKYEGVNLLVLKKLFEKIPQQEIENIITLELLGQYSRRIWFLYEWFFGIKLNIKDLTSGNFVSLLDKKLQYGVKGIRSSRHRIVNNLPGTVDFCPLIFKTEKLENHISANVASKKNVFLNSIHKDVLQRASSFLLLKDSKASFTIEGEKPTNNRAIRWGKAIGQAGSKKLSISELERLQQIVIENSRFTKMGLRTEGGFIGEHDRSTGEPIPDHISAKYEDLTPLLNGLTATNEILQDETYDAVLAATTIAFGFVFMHPFVDGNGRLHRYIIHHVLAKKAFTQQGVIFPVSSSILDHINDYKNVLEEYSHPLLDYISWKETKDHSVEVANKTIDFYRYFNATKQAEFLYDCVEDTLERVIPEEVNYLQKYDVFKKYIDNHFEMPDKMVALLVRFLEQNEGILSKRALQKEFSALKATEIKAIELNYKQIF
- a CDS encoding ammonium transporter yields the protein MYSTITPVVTEQPELINAIDTIWVAICAAIIFFMEGGFALLEAGFVRSKNAMSIIAKVIIDITFGGIAFYILGFGIAYGNSNGWFAFDVGITTEDLGLGLTVSNKLFWFIQLGFAIASISIVSGAVAERMKIWSYAIYVFIFCSVMYPLVANWVWNPNGWLALKGFNDFAGSAAVHAMGGFSALAAAIVLGPRIGKYQKNGEANAIPGHNLPLAAVGAFILWFGWFAFNPGSTLGAVGNWELIGTVAANTFLASAAGGISTMFYTYFKYGQIDITMTMNGVLAGLVAITAGCNVVDTNAAIIIGLIAGVLVDVAVLFIDKLKIDDPVGAIAVHGVNGLFGALAVGLFATDGGLFFGGGAAMLGVQALGILVIGAFSFTLTYIIMIIMKKTIGIRISKQEESAGIDAVSFGVEAYSTFE
- a CDS encoding type I restriction endonuclease subunit R translates to MSKQSELQLENNLIKQLVGLGYHKVTVTDVVSLVSNLKRQLEAFNQLTFSDKEFSAILNHLEKGNVFDKAKTLRGRFQFVNDNGEATYIRFFDSENWNANLFQVTNQITQEGTYKNRYDVTLLVNGLPLVQIELKRRGLEIKEAFNQINRYQKHSFWSNHGLFQYVQLFIISNGVNTKYLANNELQSVKQTFFWSDVQNKNIRELTHFTAAFLNTNHLGKMIAKYIVRNQTHKILMVLRPYQFYAVEKLVAQVENNTDNAYIWHTTGSGKTLTSFKASQIIMDLPSVDKVLFVVDRKDLDYQTMKEFNSFKKDSVDVTKNTNNLVKQLASDSKLVLTTIQKLNNAISKEQYKKKLTTLKNKRVILIFDECHRSQFGETHKLITDYFTNSQLFGFTGTPIFADNASKNDLGKRTTKDLFGNCLHKYVITDAIGDDNVLKFGIEYIGRYKKKSNTLLDIDVEDIDKTEVFKDEKRLEKIADYIIKYHSTKTDNKHFSALFAVSNIKSLIKYYDIFKAKKLAGEHNLRIATIFSYGANEANEDAQDNLPDDEFDVAAESELSYKSSHSREKLDEYIVDYNQMYNTSFSTKDSKLFEEYFKDISKRLKEREKKNFNDAKDRLDIVIVVNMMLTGFDAKKVNTLYVDKNLKQHGLIQAFSRTNRILGEKKSQGNIVCFRNLKKATDEAITLFSNKEANETIIVPPYEDIATKFDETLKALLTIAPTHQSVDNLVGEEQKFQFVQAFRRLLRAKNVLESYVDFDWKTLDIDEQTFENYKSEYLDIKDFVDEQRRTHKTSILNDVDFELELIHRDEINIVYILQLLSKIKVKDKTEAQKQKKAIIDLLGGDVKLRSKKELIEKFIEENLPHINDVDAITDEFEKFWQQERVLALSKICDEENLDQQQFNSLIDSYVYNGQEPIRQDVFKCLENRPSILKAREIGERIISKMKKFIDVFVTGMTA
- a CDS encoding GIY-YIG nuclease family protein, whose protein sequence is MKPGFIYILTNKNNTTLYIGVTADLEQRIKQHQSKIDKKSFTARYNLSKLVYYESFQMIGDAIAREKQLKGGNRAQKIALIESMNPEWEELFYEC
- a CDS encoding P-II family nitrogen regulator, translating into MKKIEAVIRPSKLKDVQLGLKAAGIPCNTVIPVKGSGMQKTYKERYRGTELSMILQTRIMIICIVSDANLEIAINVILDNASEGLVGDGKIFVYPVEDAIRIRTRTRGIEAIK
- a CDS encoding restriction endonuclease subunit S, whose product is MMKDENKITIKNTSNQQTDCFVPRNDELQEVLSLRGGTTKQSVSLIPKLRFKEFDGDWEETTLGNLFTFKNGLNSDKEKYGSGIKFINVLDIIGESVITYNSIIGKVEVTEKELEKNEVVYGDVLFQRSSETREEVGQANVYVDENKRAVFGGFVIRGRKKVDYNPYFMNYLLKTSSARKEVTTKSGGSTRYNVGQDSLSKVFVKLTSIPEQHKIASFLTSVDTKIQQLTTKKQLLENYKKGAMQQLFSQQLRFKPEDTNTNVIARTKDEAISNSKNAQTSFPDWEEKKLGEVSIITMGQSPDSKSYNEKGKGSFLIQGNADIKGRITSPRQWTNEPTKTCEIGDLILTVRAPVGSIAKSLHNACIGRGVCSIKNNKNSNIEFLYQFLLSYELKWISLEQGSTFTAVSGKDIKLLKISVPSLKEQQKIATYLSAIDTKIENVQTQIEKTQAFKKGLLQQMFV